A window of the Microbacterium sp. AZCO genome harbors these coding sequences:
- a CDS encoding polyprenyl synthetase family protein yields MIALAPAPAAAIDDAIDDAVGRIRERALTLGGGFPTLGDAIARATEGGKRFRPALVAASFQAFGGDPLDTPVLYPIAAAFELLHTAFVVHDDVIDHDTVRRGIPNIAGEFRERARLRGADASGAALLGDAAAILAGDLLLHEACRLVALADVAPVRREALLALLDDAVFVSAAGELADVEHAVSPEWAEPDALLNAAHDKTAVYSFTAPLCAGAVLAGADHAAIAALERAGSRLGLAFQLVDDLIGAFGSSDQAGRESGGDLREAKRTPLVSLARDSGAWPQVSEALAVAHTGPVAVREAQRALDESGARLRLLALIAGTLAEARDAAEDPSLPPAARGLVDTLVAAVSERVP; encoded by the coding sequence ATGATCGCGCTGGCCCCCGCCCCCGCTGCCGCGATCGACGATGCGATCGACGACGCAGTGGGGCGGATCCGCGAGCGCGCGCTGACGCTCGGCGGGGGGTTCCCGACGCTCGGCGACGCGATCGCCCGTGCCACCGAAGGGGGCAAGCGCTTCCGCCCGGCTCTCGTCGCGGCGTCCTTCCAGGCATTCGGCGGCGATCCCCTCGACACGCCGGTGCTGTACCCGATCGCGGCGGCCTTCGAGCTGCTGCACACCGCCTTCGTCGTGCACGACGACGTCATCGACCACGACACCGTGCGGCGAGGCATCCCGAACATCGCCGGCGAGTTCCGCGAGCGGGCACGCCTGCGCGGAGCGGATGCCTCCGGGGCGGCGCTCCTCGGAGACGCCGCGGCGATCCTCGCGGGCGACCTCCTGCTGCACGAGGCCTGCCGGCTCGTCGCGCTCGCCGATGTCGCACCCGTCCGTCGCGAAGCGCTCCTCGCCCTCCTCGACGACGCGGTGTTCGTCTCGGCAGCGGGAGAGCTCGCCGACGTCGAGCACGCCGTGTCGCCCGAGTGGGCCGAGCCGGACGCGCTCCTCAATGCGGCGCATGACAAGACCGCCGTCTACTCGTTCACGGCTCCGCTCTGCGCGGGGGCCGTGCTGGCGGGCGCCGACCACGCCGCGATCGCAGCCCTCGAACGGGCCGGGAGCCGCCTCGGACTCGCCTTCCAGCTCGTCGACGACCTCATCGGCGCGTTCGGCTCGTCGGATCAGGCCGGACGCGAGTCGGGCGGCGACCTCCGCGAGGCCAAGCGCACTCCCCTCGTCTCACTCGCGCGGGATTCCGGCGCGTGGCCCCAGGTGAGCGAAGCCCTCGCCGTTGCCCACACGGGTCCCGTCGCCGTCCGCGAGGCGCAGCGCGCCCTCGACGAGAGCGGTGCACGCCTGCGTCTCCTCGCCCTCATCGCCGGCACCCTCGCCGAGGCGAGGGACGCCGCCGAAGACCCATCTCTTCCGCCCGCCGCCCGGGGTCTCGTCGACACCCTGGTGGCCGCCGTTTCGGAGCGTGTGCCGTGA
- the idi gene encoding isopentenyl-diphosphate Delta-isomerase yields MTDTDHVVLLDDDGREIGTAPKSSVHGTETALHLAFSCHVVNEAGEVLVTRRALGKTTWPGVWSNSFCGHPRPAEPVLSAVHRRAEYELGITLTEIELALPLFRYRATDVNGIVEHELCPVYTALTYDEPVLNPLEVVDAQWVDPADLAASLEATPWAFSPWLVLQAEQLHLFDRSRADERRRAS; encoded by the coding sequence ATGACCGATACCGATCACGTCGTCCTCCTCGACGATGACGGCCGCGAGATCGGCACCGCTCCCAAGAGCAGCGTGCACGGCACCGAGACGGCCCTTCACCTCGCATTCTCCTGCCACGTCGTCAACGAGGCCGGTGAAGTGCTCGTGACGCGCCGGGCGCTGGGCAAGACGACCTGGCCCGGAGTCTGGAGCAACTCGTTCTGCGGCCACCCCCGGCCCGCGGAGCCCGTGCTGTCCGCCGTGCACCGTCGCGCCGAGTACGAGCTCGGCATCACCCTCACCGAGATCGAGCTCGCGCTTCCGCTCTTCCGCTACCGTGCGACCGACGTCAACGGCATCGTCGAGCACGAGCTGTGCCCCGTCTACACGGCGCTCACGTACGACGAGCCCGTGCTCAACCCGCTCGAGGTGGTGGACGCCCAGTGGGTGGACCCGGCCGACCTCGCCGCGTCGCTCGAGGCGACGCCGTGGGCGTTCAGCCCCTGGCTCGTGCTCCAGGCCGAGCAGCTGCACCTCTTCGACCGGTCGCGAGCAGACGAGCGGCGCCGCGCATCATGA
- a CDS encoding aminotransferase class I/II-fold pyridoxal phosphate-dependent enzyme, with amino-acid sequence MRNIPGAWRRAAAGAGLIGSDGIARPTIFAEMSALAVQTGALNLGQGFPDEDGPADVLEAARAAIGDGVNQYPPGRGIPDLLAAIAEHQQRFYGLTLDPARNVLVTAGATEALAAAILALVDGPDDEVVVFEPHYDSYAAVVALSGARLVTVPLEWPGFQPDLDRLRDAVTDRTRIILVNDPHNPTGAVFSDEVRREIVALAERHDAVIVTDEVYEHLVFGEPHVPLATLPGAWERTVSISSGGKTFSTTGWKIGWATGPADLVDAVLAVKQWLTYVNGAPFQPAIATGLRLPADYFSGVADTLRRKRDLLGAGLRAAGFEVSVPAGSYFTVADAASLGATDAAEFCRSLPQRAGVVAIPLTAFATPERRADYATLVRFAACKRIEVLEEAASRLSVLAR; translated from the coding sequence ATGCGAAACATTCCGGGTGCCTGGCGCCGGGCGGCCGCCGGCGCCGGATTGATCGGATCCGACGGCATCGCGCGCCCCACCATCTTCGCCGAGATGAGCGCGCTGGCGGTCCAGACGGGCGCTCTCAACCTGGGGCAGGGCTTCCCCGACGAGGACGGCCCGGCCGACGTGCTCGAGGCCGCGCGCGCCGCGATCGGCGACGGCGTGAACCAGTATCCGCCGGGGCGCGGCATCCCGGATCTGCTCGCCGCGATCGCGGAGCACCAGCAGCGGTTCTACGGACTTACGCTCGATCCCGCCCGCAACGTGCTGGTGACGGCCGGTGCCACCGAGGCCCTCGCCGCCGCGATCCTCGCCCTCGTCGACGGACCCGACGACGAGGTCGTCGTGTTCGAGCCGCACTACGACTCGTATGCCGCGGTGGTGGCGCTCTCCGGCGCGCGTCTCGTGACCGTGCCGCTGGAGTGGCCCGGTTTCCAGCCGGATCTCGACCGGCTTCGGGATGCCGTGACCGACCGCACTCGCATCATCCTCGTGAACGACCCGCACAATCCCACCGGCGCGGTCTTCTCCGACGAGGTCCGTCGCGAGATCGTCGCCCTCGCCGAACGGCATGACGCCGTCATCGTGACCGATGAGGTCTACGAGCACCTCGTCTTCGGTGAGCCGCATGTGCCGCTCGCGACACTGCCGGGGGCGTGGGAGCGCACCGTCTCGATCTCGTCGGGCGGAAAGACCTTCTCGACGACGGGCTGGAAGATCGGCTGGGCGACGGGTCCCGCCGATCTCGTGGATGCGGTCCTTGCCGTCAAGCAGTGGCTCACGTACGTCAACGGGGCGCCCTTCCAGCCCGCCATCGCGACGGGCCTGCGTCTTCCCGCCGACTACTTCTCGGGCGTCGCCGACACCCTGCGGCGCAAGCGCGACCTGCTCGGTGCGGGACTCCGCGCCGCCGGCTTCGAGGTCTCGGTGCCCGCGGGGTCGTATTTCACGGTCGCGGATGCCGCTTCCCTCGGTGCGACGGATGCCGCCGAGTTCTGCCGGTCGCTCCCGCAGCGGGCCGGCGTCGTCGCGATTCCACTCACCGCTTTCGCGACGCCGGAGCGGCGAGCCGACTACGCCACGCTCGTGCGCTTCGCCGCGTGCAAGCGCATCGAGGTGCTCGAAGAGGCGGCATCCCGTCTCTCGGTCCTCGCCCGCTGA
- a CDS encoding trypsin-like peptidase domain-containing protein encodes MSDTTGDRPAETTPENAVPTPPAPPAQNPAAQAPQQPVAPQHQQQPVAPQQPVAPQPVAPQQPVAPQQQQPVAPQQHGGYIPPSPQAAGWHQAPAGAYPQQQYGAPRPQTYAGQPQPGQPQHPGQPQYASSFGPGANQTQPTAPLAPATGATATQPKQKSGGAGKVVGLIVAAAIVGGAAGLGGSFAGANLFASDAASPAAGPTTVTVNNTDSVNQTTAIAAKVVPSVVTIEAASGSSGGTGSGVVLTSDGYIVTNTHVVTLDGATADATLRVTTSDGHVYDATVVGTDPTYDLAVIKLKGASGLTPIDFADSSKLNVGDATVAVGAPLGLSNSVTTGIVSALNRSIQIASSAAPDSSDDSSGGSGDGNQTPDQGQNGPFYFDFGQGQTQQQQATETISLAVVQTDAAINPGNSGGALVDDEGKLIGINVAIASAGSSGGGQSGNIGVGFSIPSDIVKRISDDIIKDGSATHGLLGASVKPAASVDGATITGASIQEVTSGGAAEAAGLKAGDIVTEFNGVPITDSTDLTAQVRALAGGSKATLTYVRDGKSHTTEVTLGTLGQ; translated from the coding sequence ATGAGCGACACCACGGGCGACCGCCCCGCCGAGACCACCCCCGAGAACGCCGTTCCGACCCCGCCTGCTCCGCCTGCGCAGAACCCTGCCGCTCAGGCACCGCAGCAGCCCGTCGCGCCGCAGCACCAGCAGCAGCCGGTCGCGCCGCAGCAGCCCGTCGCACCGCAGCCCGTCGCGCCGCAGCAGCCTGTGGCGCCCCAGCAGCAGCAGCCCGTCGCGCCGCAGCAGCACGGCGGCTACATCCCGCCGTCGCCGCAGGCCGCCGGATGGCACCAGGCTCCGGCCGGGGCCTACCCGCAGCAGCAGTACGGCGCACCGCGCCCCCAGACCTACGCGGGCCAGCCGCAGCCGGGTCAGCCGCAGCACCCCGGTCAGCCGCAGTACGCCTCGTCGTTCGGCCCCGGCGCCAACCAGACGCAGCCCACGGCGCCCCTCGCTCCCGCGACCGGCGCGACGGCCACGCAGCCCAAGCAGAAGTCGGGCGGCGCCGGCAAGGTCGTCGGCCTCATCGTCGCGGCGGCCATCGTCGGCGGCGCTGCTGGACTCGGCGGCTCGTTCGCCGGCGCGAACCTCTTCGCGTCCGACGCGGCCAGCCCCGCGGCCGGCCCGACGACCGTGACGGTCAACAACACCGACTCGGTCAACCAGACCACCGCGATCGCGGCGAAGGTCGTCCCGAGCGTCGTCACTATCGAGGCCGCGTCGGGATCGAGCGGCGGCACCGGTTCGGGCGTCGTCCTCACGTCCGACGGCTACATCGTCACCAACACGCACGTCGTCACGCTCGACGGCGCGACCGCCGACGCGACGCTGCGCGTCACGACGTCCGACGGGCACGTGTACGACGCGACGGTCGTCGGCACCGACCCCACGTACGACCTCGCGGTCATCAAGCTCAAGGGCGCCTCGGGCCTCACCCCGATCGACTTCGCCGACTCGTCGAAGCTCAACGTCGGCGACGCCACGGTCGCCGTCGGCGCGCCGCTCGGCCTGTCGAACAGCGTCACCACGGGCATCGTGAGCGCCCTCAACCGCTCGATCCAGATCGCCTCGTCCGCCGCTCCCGACTCGAGCGACGACTCGAGCGGTGGCTCGGGCGACGGCAACCAGACGCCCGACCAGGGCCAGAACGGTCCGTTCTACTTCGACTTCGGCCAGGGCCAGACGCAGCAGCAGCAGGCGACCGAGACCATCTCGCTCGCGGTCGTCCAGACCGACGCCGCGATCAACCCCGGCAACTCGGGCGGCGCGCTCGTCGACGACGAGGGCAAGCTCATCGGCATCAACGTGGCCATCGCGTCGGCGGGCTCGTCGGGCGGCGGGCAGTCGGGCAACATCGGCGTCGGATTCTCGATCCCGTCCGACATCGTCAAGCGAATCAGCGACGACATCATCAAGGACGGCTCGGCGACGCACGGTCTGCTCGGAGCGAGCGTGAAGCCGGCCGCATCGGTCGACGGCGCCACCATCACGGGCGCCTCCATCCAGGAGGTCACCTCCGGTGGCGCCGCCGAGGCCGCCGGCCTCAAGGCCGGCGACATCGTCACCGAGTTCAACGGCGTGCCGATCACGGACTCGACCGACCTCACGGCCCAGGTGCGCGCGCTCGCCGGTGGCAGCAAGGCGACCCTCACGTACGTCCGCGACGGCAAGTCGCACACCACCGAGGTGACGCTCGGCACGCTGGGCCAGTAA
- a CDS encoding squalene/phytoene synthase family protein — MSRRKTEEPTGLALYDQTARDAAAAVIAAYSTSFALACRMLGPRVRPHVRNIYALARVSDEIVDGPGAEAGLAPDAERRVLDDLETETLAAVERGFSANLVVHAFARTARECGIGEDLIRPFFASMRTDITTATHDAASHDAYIYGSAEVIGLMCLQTFVNAGAPAPVPADPDLVDGARRLGAAFQDVNFLRDLDHDAATLGRDYLGASSRDDVLARIDADLTAAAAVIPRLPPDCRRAVTAAHDLFADLARRLRRDPAPATRVRVPDPVKAALAARAWLGFSPRGARA; from the coding sequence GTGAGCCGTCGCAAGACCGAGGAGCCCACGGGTCTGGCCCTCTACGATCAGACGGCTCGGGATGCCGCTGCCGCCGTCATCGCGGCCTACTCGACGTCGTTCGCCCTCGCCTGCCGAATGCTCGGGCCGCGCGTTCGTCCGCACGTCCGCAACATCTACGCCCTCGCCCGCGTGTCGGATGAGATCGTCGACGGTCCCGGAGCCGAAGCAGGACTGGCCCCCGACGCGGAGCGCCGTGTGCTCGATGATCTGGAGACCGAGACGCTCGCCGCGGTCGAGCGGGGCTTCAGCGCCAACCTGGTCGTGCACGCGTTCGCCCGCACGGCCCGCGAATGCGGCATCGGCGAGGATCTCATCCGTCCGTTCTTCGCGTCCATGCGCACGGACATCACGACCGCGACGCACGACGCCGCCTCTCACGACGCGTACATCTACGGCTCGGCCGAGGTGATCGGGCTCATGTGCCTGCAGACGTTCGTCAACGCGGGCGCGCCCGCTCCCGTCCCCGCCGATCCCGACCTCGTCGACGGCGCGCGTCGCCTCGGGGCGGCGTTCCAGGACGTCAACTTCCTTCGTGACCTCGACCACGACGCCGCGACCCTCGGTCGCGACTACCTCGGTGCGTCGAGCCGCGACGATGTGCTCGCCCGCATCGACGCAGACCTCACGGCCGCGGCGGCAGTCATCCCCCGACTCCCTCCAGACTGCCGCCGCGCCGTGACGGCCGCGCACGACCTCTTCGCCGACCTCGCACGCCGGCTGCGCCGCGACCCCGCGCCCGCGACGCGCGTGCGCGTGCCCGATCCCGTCAAGGCGGCTCTCGCCGCCCGCGCGTGGCTCGGCTTCTCGCCCCGGGGTGCCCGGGCATGA
- a CDS encoding lycopene cyclase domain-containing protein, with the protein MPGAYLAAILLSFAGIAVLDVRLRLAFPVAPGRTAAAGALGTAFFLLWDLVGIGAGVFVKGDSALYVGVVLAPHLPLEEPVFLAFLCYLALVSWAGAQRVLGRRASARTQEHAR; encoded by the coding sequence ATGCCCGGCGCCTACCTCGCCGCGATCCTCCTCTCGTTCGCCGGAATCGCCGTGCTCGACGTGCGGCTGCGGCTGGCGTTCCCCGTGGCGCCGGGCCGCACGGCCGCGGCCGGCGCGCTCGGCACGGCGTTCTTCCTCCTCTGGGACCTCGTCGGCATCGGCGCGGGCGTGTTCGTGAAGGGCGACAGCGCCCTCTACGTGGGCGTCGTCCTCGCCCCGCACCTCCCGCTCGAGGAGCCGGTCTTCCTGGCGTTCCTCTGCTACCTGGCCCTGGTCTCGTGGGCCGGCGCGCAGCGCGTGCTGGGCCGCCGGGCATCCGCTCGGACCCAGGAGCATGCGCGATGA
- the crtI gene encoding phytoene desaturase family protein produces MSRARTTRRDPGTVAVVGGGIAGLATAALLAAEGWDATVYEARDEIGGRAGSWERDGFRFDTGPSWYLMPEVFDHFFRLLGTTAAAELDLMPLDPAYRVYTEGDAGPLDVVSGRDAATALFESVEPGAGAALDAYLDSAGDAYDLAVSRFLYDPYETTAGLRDPELVRRLPRLAPLLTRTLASHIERRFDDQRLRQILGYPAVFLGGSPYGVPSLYHLMSHLDLDEGVLYPRGGFTAVIAAVERLARARGVAIETGAEVVAITTSGATATGLRLADGRAIEADLVVSTADLHHTETSLLPPELRSYPEEWWRSRTPSPGALLVLLGVRGELPQLTHHTLLFTRDWRANFERIFGRDPGIPDPASLYVCKPSASDPTVAPPGDENLFVLVPVPADPSLGRGGEDGDGDPRIEKAADAVIAQLSEWCGIPDLAERVVVRRTITPGDFAADLHAWRGNALGLAHTLGQSAVFRPRNASKRVDGLLYAGASTLPGIGLPMCLISAELVVKRLRGDRSPGPLPEPVAAKA; encoded by the coding sequence ATGAGCCGCGCGCGAACGACCCGGCGTGATCCGGGCACGGTCGCCGTCGTCGGCGGCGGCATCGCCGGCCTCGCCACCGCGGCGCTGCTGGCAGCCGAGGGCTGGGATGCGACGGTCTACGAGGCCCGTGACGAGATCGGCGGGCGGGCGGGATCGTGGGAGCGCGACGGCTTCCGCTTCGACACGGGCCCGAGCTGGTATCTCATGCCCGAGGTCTTCGATCACTTCTTCCGCCTGCTCGGAACGACCGCCGCCGCCGAACTCGATCTCATGCCGCTCGATCCCGCGTACCGGGTGTACACGGAAGGCGACGCCGGGCCGCTCGACGTCGTGTCGGGGAGGGATGCCGCCACCGCGCTGTTCGAGAGCGTCGAGCCCGGCGCCGGCGCGGCCCTCGACGCGTACCTCGACTCCGCGGGCGACGCGTACGACCTGGCGGTGTCGCGGTTCCTCTACGATCCGTACGAGACGACGGCCGGCCTCCGCGACCCCGAGCTGGTGCGTCGCCTCCCCCGGCTCGCGCCGCTCCTCACCCGCACGCTCGCGAGCCACATCGAGCGCCGGTTCGACGATCAGCGACTGCGGCAGATCCTCGGATACCCCGCGGTCTTCCTGGGCGGCTCGCCGTACGGCGTGCCGAGCCTGTACCACCTGATGAGCCATCTCGACCTCGACGAGGGTGTGCTCTACCCGCGCGGCGGCTTCACCGCCGTCATCGCCGCTGTCGAACGGCTCGCCCGCGCGCGCGGCGTCGCGATCGAGACCGGGGCCGAGGTCGTCGCGATCACGACGTCCGGGGCGACGGCCACGGGCCTCCGTCTCGCGGACGGGCGCGCGATCGAGGCTGACCTCGTCGTGTCGACCGCCGATCTGCACCACACCGAGACCAGCCTGCTGCCGCCCGAGCTGCGCAGCTACCCGGAGGAGTGGTGGCGCTCGCGCACCCCCAGCCCGGGCGCCCTGCTCGTACTGTTGGGAGTGCGAGGCGAGCTTCCGCAGCTCACGCACCACACGCTCCTCTTCACACGCGACTGGCGGGCGAACTTCGAGCGGATCTTCGGTCGCGATCCCGGCATCCCGGATCCCGCCTCGCTCTACGTCTGCAAGCCCAGCGCGTCGGACCCGACGGTCGCGCCGCCGGGCGACGAGAATCTCTTCGTGCTCGTCCCCGTTCCCGCCGACCCGTCGCTCGGACGCGGCGGCGAGGACGGCGACGGCGACCCCCGGATCGAGAAGGCCGCCGACGCCGTCATCGCGCAGCTCTCCGAGTGGTGCGGCATCCCGGACCTCGCCGAACGCGTCGTGGTGCGCCGCACGATCACCCCGGGCGACTTCGCGGCCGATCTGCACGCATGGCGCGGGAACGCCCTCGGTCTCGCTCACACGCTCGGACAGAGCGCGGTGTTCCGACCGCGGAATGCGTCCAAGCGCGTGGACGGCCTCCTCTACGCGGGGGCATCGACGCTGCCGGGCATCGGGCTGCCGATGTGCCTCATCTCGGCCGAGCTCGTCGTGAAGCGGCTGCGCGGCGACCGGTCTCCGGGTCCGCTCCCCGAGCCCGTCGCGGCGAAAGCCTGA
- a CDS encoding carbon-nitrogen hydrolase family protein produces the protein MGALGIAVAQFAPTADEADNLEHIAALVGSAAQRGARIVVLPEYSSFFIDPFDETLLSHAQDVDGPFTRALASLAGENRMVVVAGLLERAGDGRRVRNTVVAVDGSGVVARYRKLHLYDAFGQRESDWVEPGELAEPETFELAGLRFGLMTCYDLRFPEVGRLLVDAGADVFLVPAEWVRGPLKEHHWTTLLQARAIENTVFVAAADHPPPLGVGNSMIVDPQGVTLAAVGTATDVAVAHLDAGVVERVRRVNPALALRRLRVSPRG, from the coding sequence ATGGGCGCACTCGGCATCGCCGTCGCCCAGTTCGCACCCACGGCGGATGAGGCCGACAACCTCGAGCACATCGCGGCCCTCGTCGGGTCGGCAGCGCAGCGCGGCGCGCGGATCGTCGTCCTGCCCGAGTACTCCAGCTTCTTCATCGACCCGTTCGACGAGACCCTCCTCTCGCACGCACAGGACGTCGACGGGCCGTTCACGCGGGCCCTCGCTTCGCTCGCGGGCGAGAACCGGATGGTCGTCGTCGCAGGCTTGCTCGAACGAGCGGGTGACGGCAGGCGCGTGCGCAACACCGTCGTCGCGGTGGACGGGTCGGGCGTCGTGGCGCGGTACCGCAAGCTGCACCTGTACGACGCCTTCGGGCAGCGCGAATCGGACTGGGTCGAACCAGGGGAGCTCGCGGAGCCCGAGACCTTCGAGCTCGCAGGCCTCCGCTTCGGGCTCATGACGTGCTACGACCTCCGCTTCCCCGAGGTGGGCCGCCTGCTCGTCGACGCGGGCGCCGACGTCTTCCTCGTGCCGGCCGAATGGGTGCGCGGGCCGCTCAAGGAGCACCACTGGACGACGCTGCTCCAGGCGCGGGCGATCGAGAACACCGTCTTCGTCGCGGCCGCCGACCATCCGCCGCCGCTGGGCGTCGGCAACTCGATGATCGTCGATCCGCAGGGCGTGACGCTCGCCGCCGTCGGCACGGCGACGGATGTCGCCGTCGCCCACCTCGACGCCGGGGTGGTCGAGCGCGTGCGCCGCGTCAACCCGGCGCTGGCGCTGCGGCGCCTCCGCGTCTCTCCACGCGGCTGA
- a CDS encoding DUF6328 family protein, whose product MSADPDSEPLDDRPDGRDETPNERADRNWSEMLQEFRVLQTGTQILTGFLLAIAFQSGFQKLDPGQRTFYLALVVLAALSAIVALSPVALHRMLFQRRLKRRVVSFGHAALITALVTVALLTVGVVAFIFDVVVNDAASTFVAVVLSVVIVVLWLITPFLMRRRREDG is encoded by the coding sequence ATGTCCGCCGACCCCGATTCGGAACCGCTCGACGACCGCCCGGACGGCCGGGACGAGACGCCGAACGAGCGCGCCGACCGCAACTGGTCGGAGATGCTGCAGGAGTTCCGCGTGCTGCAGACCGGCACGCAGATCCTGACGGGCTTCCTGCTCGCGATCGCCTTCCAATCCGGCTTTCAGAAGCTCGACCCCGGTCAGCGCACGTTCTACCTCGCGCTCGTCGTCCTCGCGGCGCTGAGCGCCATCGTCGCGCTGTCGCCGGTCGCCCTGCACCGCATGCTCTTCCAGCGCCGGCTCAAGCGGCGCGTCGTGTCGTTCGGCCATGCGGCGCTCATCACCGCCCTCGTGACGGTCGCCCTCCTGACGGTCGGGGTGGTCGCCTTCATCTTCGACGTCGTCGTGAACGACGCGGCCTCGACCTTCGTCGCCGTCGTCCTCTCGGTCGTGATCGTCGTCCTCTGGCTCATCACGCCGTTCCTCATGCGTCGTCGACGGGAGGACGGGTGA
- a CDS encoding CDP-glycerol glycerophosphotransferase family protein, protein MASFSFGAGNAAKLVRLPLHLAGRLLTLVVPRTTGDWVFGCGVGIADGALALWDVVEARGHRAVWLIGDRRQAQDAAARGIPHVAKHSLRGLWLTARARVVVVTHGFGDVNRYAVSGAFVVQLWHGIPLKRIGLDSAETLRPPAALGRGILSLLARRALGLAYRLTARRIRVIPAASHLVRGRLESAFGLPDDRVPVTGEPRVDVLSQGTPESRRSVGRERIAAAVGPFDAATRLVLYAPTWRDGEPDPAVPSDGEWRAIVDVLTRHDAVLLVRSHPLGAGEYRPPVATDRVRGLGSSAVPDVTPLLPGLDALVTDYSSLIFDASLVPLPVVFLAPDVSAYARRRGFYGTYADVAGDDWTKDWTRAARRLDALLGDDAVRGKSLERSRALDARMHAHHDGRNTERVYRAILAGLGRERGRR, encoded by the coding sequence GTGGCGTCCTTCTCTTTCGGCGCGGGTAACGCGGCGAAGCTGGTTCGCCTCCCGCTGCACCTCGCCGGACGCCTCCTCACCCTCGTCGTGCCCCGCACGACCGGTGACTGGGTCTTCGGCTGCGGCGTCGGAATCGCCGATGGAGCCCTCGCCCTCTGGGACGTCGTCGAGGCCCGGGGCCACCGGGCGGTGTGGCTCATCGGGGACCGCCGGCAGGCTCAGGATGCCGCGGCGCGAGGCATCCCGCACGTGGCGAAGCACTCGCTCCGCGGACTGTGGCTGACCGCTCGCGCCCGCGTGGTCGTCGTGACGCACGGCTTCGGCGACGTCAACCGCTACGCCGTGTCCGGCGCGTTCGTCGTGCAGCTGTGGCACGGCATCCCGCTCAAGCGCATCGGGCTCGACTCCGCCGAGACCCTGCGGCCGCCCGCCGCGCTGGGGCGCGGCATCCTGTCCCTCCTGGCGCGTCGTGCACTCGGCCTCGCGTACCGCCTGACCGCTCGCCGCATCCGGGTGATCCCCGCAGCGTCGCACCTCGTGCGCGGGCGCCTCGAGTCGGCCTTCGGGCTTCCCGACGACCGCGTCCCCGTGACGGGGGAGCCGCGTGTCGACGTGCTCTCGCAGGGTACGCCCGAGTCGCGCCGCTCTGTCGGCCGGGAGCGCATCGCCGCCGCCGTCGGTCCGTTCGACGCGGCGACCCGTCTCGTGCTGTACGCGCCGACGTGGCGCGACGGCGAGCCCGACCCCGCGGTGCCGTCCGACGGGGAGTGGCGCGCGATCGTGGACGTGCTGACGAGGCATGACGCCGTGCTGCTCGTAAGGTCGCACCCGCTCGGAGCGGGGGAGTACCGCCCGCCCGTCGCGACCGATCGCGTGCGGGGACTGGGGAGCAGCGCCGTACCCGACGTGACGCCGCTTCTGCCAGGGCTCGACGCCCTCGTCACGGACTACTCGTCGCTCATCTTCGACGCGTCGCTCGTGCCGCTGCCCGTCGTGTTCCTGGCTCCCGATGTCTCCGCCTATGCCCGGCGGCGCGGGTTCTACGGAACCTACGCCGACGTCGCCGGTGACGACTGGACGAAGGACTGGACGCGCGCCGCGCGCCGCCTGGACGCCCTCCTGGGCGACGACGCGGTGCGGGGAAAGAGCCTCGAGCGGTCGCGCGCGCTCGACGCGCGGATGCACGCGCACCACGACGGCCGGAACACCGAGAGGGTGTACCGTGCGATCCTGGCCGGCCTGGGCCGAGAGAGAGGACGACGATGA
- a CDS encoding MarR family transcriptional regulator: MSERWVPETTRDHAVMDVLRAIRALGDAMDRMHGGMKGDMDMNATDVAALRMLIMREQRDELVSPHDLARHLRISTASTTKLLDRLTASGHLERRAHPSDRRARVVVLTQASREEFYQHMGERLRAMRGVAQGYDDDELRVVTRFLLELSEAIDPA; encoded by the coding sequence ATGTCTGAGCGATGGGTACCCGAGACGACCCGTGACCATGCGGTCATGGATGTGCTGAGGGCCATCCGCGCCCTGGGTGACGCCATGGACCGCATGCACGGCGGCATGAAGGGCGACATGGACATGAACGCCACCGACGTCGCGGCCCTCCGGATGCTCATCATGCGGGAGCAGCGCGACGAGCTCGTGAGTCCCCATGACCTCGCACGTCATCTCCGCATCTCGACCGCCTCCACGACGAAGCTCCTCGATCGTCTCACCGCCTCGGGTCATCTCGAGCGCCGCGCGCACCCCAGCGACCGCCGGGCGCGCGTCGTCGTGCTGACGCAGGCGTCGCGCGAGGAGTTCTACCAGCACATGGGGGAGCGGCTGCGCGCGATGCGCGGCGTCGCCCAGGGCTACGACGACGACGAGCTTCGCGTCGTGACGCGGTTCCTGCTCGAGCTGAGCGAGGCGATCGACCCTGCGTGA